gccctaattttttacacacgctaaacaaaagtaaagccgcaaaaaccataccttattaataataatacttcttaacgcgagcgaagccgcgggcaaaagctagtctttTATAATCTCTTTCTATCATAAGGAACGTTAAAGTTAACGGTTATGCAATGACCAAATTCAACTTTATGGATCACTTGGCATTATGCACGATTCAAAAGAAGGCAGCGTTGAGGGACCTTCACGCATGGGTACATTTCTTTTAGATACCCGTAGCATCAATACTTGGCATAGAAATGACTTGAAAACTAAAGTTAATATGCTTAAGCTCTACTTTAATTTTAGGAATAAAGCTTATACATAGAtctttaagtaagtaggtacaaggaaagaagaaattatatttttacatcgATTAAGCTCATGATGTGGACGGGATACACCCCATCTAAGCTTTATTGTGGTGTAAACGagtaatggaaataaaataacatacaaagcTAAATTAGGCTTCATGCTGTTGAGATTTAGCGATGGTATAGGCTGATAGCAGTGATAGCCAAAGAGCTTAGAACTCTCTCCGGGGCCAATTTGAAAATACGTTGAGGGCAAATTCTATGTTTgctaatattgaaaaaaaaaacacccatTATCATTCCGCCATCATAAGTCgctaatatttaaattagtacctactttaattataTTGTGCAAACAAAATAAGACGTCGCCTAGGTATATTTGTAGCTATTAGTTTTAGTCTTCTATGACAATGGCACGAATAAAAGGTTTCccttactttaaatatttttcttaaaaaattgtatataaGTAATACGTAAAGTAATATCaagtacattaaaaataacaccGAGACGGAACACTTTTCTGTGTCCTTGTAACAGTTTTTCCTCCGTCAGGTTTTAGTATGTTTTCCTGAATTTCCAACgtgaataggtacttacttgcaAATCAGAGATTTAGTCGAAGGTGATGGAAATTGGGCCAAGTGTTGTTATAGTACCTGCTACTGCTTGCATAGGAATTCAATTTACTAACCTCATAATATCACGTAGGtagataaaacttttataatgtaaagataattcaattttgaacaaaagaattttatttGAGAATATGGTCTTTACCTATATGTTACGCATCTCgtagatatacatataattcTTGAATATAACGAAATTCTGCTTCCGTGATTTACAAACTAAAGcagcaaaattaatttattgccaTTGCTGTACAAATCGCTAACATAACTGAAACCACTATACTAGTTAACTTGCTAGCGGCATTTGCAAATTGAGAAGTTAGGCAAGATCGGTAAGGCTTCCTCCGGCGGAACGTGGCGGTGACCTAGATTCGCTGAATCTCTTCGCCGTACAATGTTGAAGCCTGTCTTTTTCTCACTTCATCAATTGATTTATAGGTAGGTTAAGATTTGAGGATAAAACGGAACGGAAAAAAGAAACGGGACAATACGGAAAACTCAcccatttcatatttttatgaccTTATTGATTTAGGTATAGGTAGGTTTACAAATAAGTTAATCCgcacattaaaataaagaaatatttatttccaggcacacaaatatatgtatacacaatacaaaactgaaaaaaaaacgtctACAATATATTCGGTTCATACACGGACTTTTTCGAACAAGAAATCAGCAAAGGGTTACTCAACCTAGACTTCCTTCTTCGTTTCACgttaaacatttttctataTCTTCCTTTCAGAAAACTTCTGCGAGATTTAACTGGAAAAGCTTCCATATTTTTGTATTCGTACTTATCTGACGAAGGCTCAGTATGTGTTGAGAAGGCTGTGACGTAAGCTGATTTGGGCACAAAGCCAGTTGCTGTTCTATGTCTCCCCGGATTTTGGCTAGCACGTCGGCCATGCGATGGACATTCTGAATCAAGTTCTAACGAAGTTATGGAAACAGTTGAAAATGAATGTTCTCCCCCAGATCGAGGATTAGTAAACTTATCTTCATATCTCAATGTGTGAACGTTGGTGTAGTAGTTATCCAGGTTGCCTATTTTGACATCAACAAAATCAAAAGAGTTACTTGATACTTTAGAATGTATCATGGATTCTTTAGgcgaataatttttatttctaaattgaCAACCGACATCCCTGATAAATATTACAGTTTCTTCGCTCGGATTTTCTTTAACCTCATTAGTACATTTGCATTGAGTGCTATCAAATTGGCATGACTTATCGGGTCTACATCTAAACTGATCCATATAACATGGACTAGGAGATAATTCGCATGGAGAAAATGTATTAGCCACACAGGTCGATTTTGGATTTAATAAAAAGGTAGGACGATAATCGTTCAGAAACTCGCACCCATTCGGCACCCGAGAAACCATGTTAACTTGTTGATCCATTGTATTTGACAATGAGTCGTGTTGACACATGGGGATATATTTGCATTTTGGAATATGCGGGCAGTCGGCGTTGTCCCTTTCATCGATTACCTTATTAATTTCCTCGTAATGTAGACTTTTTGAAAATGGCACACACAAAGGTAGATTAACACAACGAGGGCGGTGCAAACAGGGAGGTATATATTCACAgttgttttttaaaacatttgctCTTTGACAAGAAGGCACAACGGTGCAAGGTGGATGATGCCTGCATGCTTTAGTTATTCTTATAATTCGAGGCGTTGGTTTTGGAACACAATGTTTGTTAACGCATTTCTGATTAGCATTGCAGAAATTATCAGTTGGTAGAATTTGGCATACGGGCAATAGTTCACATCGCGGATCATGTAAACATAAATCCCCATCATCCATAGTTTTACTTCTTTCGCCGTTTGGTGAAGCTCGATACGCATAAGCAGTGGTTGACGGTATTTCCTTGCTGCGAAACATCGAAGAGTGTTCATATTTCAagctttcttcttcttctgtAGTACTAATACTAATAACGACATCAACTTTTTCTTTACAATTTGGACATAAAACTCTTCGTGACTTTCTACGACCCttagatttgttttttaaatttttaccattattgtttttttcacTCAAAACTGGTACGTCTTTTTTATTTGCTATCTGTATTGAcggatcattttttttattaggaacTAAAACTTCGATCATTTCTACGGTACTCGTATTCGTAGGCTTGTCCTCTTTATTAGTATCTTGTTTAAGctttcttaatttattaaatatcttctCTTTCTTTTTTTCGTTTTCTTCGGGCACTATTTTAAATGTACTCGTTACTTGGTCAACGCCTGTTAAGGATTTACTATTTTTTACCGACTCTGTAAGTGATTTTTTATCGGTACAAGGACAAGCATAGGAAAATAATTGACACGGACATGGATCTTCTGTGCGTTTTCCGTGTTCTTTCTTCTTGCATTTTTTCTCTTCTGGAATAGGCTTCGTGTACTCTGTACGATACTTTGCGTATGACCAAAATTTTTGCTGTTTGTCATATGTATCTTTGTAATAATGATTAAGTTTTTGATAATCGCGTAGATAATCATCGTCTCTCAGAAATATTTCAGAGGAAAGTTTCGAGAACTTTTTCTTTACTTTCTTTGAATTAAGTTCAATACTGTCTCGTGGAAACAGTTTTGGATGTATTTGAGTAGCACACTCCTGCACAATATTTGACTTTTCACCAAACAAGTTGCAGGGTTGAGACATTTTCATTACCTTCATAAAATTTGGATTTGATACACTGAACTCGGTTAGGCAATGAAACGAGTGTCTTTTAGCAATATCAtccaaatcataaaatatagtaCTTGTAGAAGGAACAACAGTTTTACCGCTGttctcattatttaaataattatacttcTCACTAGTTACATAATTAGTGCTTTTAGAAACCGGATAATCACCGTCTGCAGATCTTTTTAGAGATTCTCCGCATGCAGCAAGATATACAGAATGATCCCTTACACGCTTATTGAGGCCCATGTTACGAATTAAATTCCCGTATGACAATGCTCCAAGTATATCGTAAACACTCGCGTAAGATTTCGTGTGAAGTACCTTGTTTGACTTCACATcaggcattttattttaaataatgccTAATGCCCTTCAAACTAATTTGTTTGGTATGATTTGGTAGAATTTTAAGTATCtcacattatttttcaaaatttaaataattttacatgtttttataatttttccataATACAAATGTCAATCCAATATTGACAGAACGATGTTGTTGGTAACCAAAAAGACTAATATCTATTGATATGACGATACTATTGTTAAGTTAAGAAAAGTTTATCGTAATAAAATGGGGTGGTAAAAAGAGATTTTCTcttggaaaattaaaaaaaatggtttataaAAAATCGTTAGGCGgcgttgtacctacctactacgtTACCGGGTCTTTGccacaatataaaaaaacatttctccTAGCCCTTTATAATCTGTGACATAGTCACAGATTTTTGCACAAATTACGAATCTTGCCGACTTCTTTTCTAAGATATGACCATCGATATGACGCACTTTTTCTTGCAGTAACGCACCAAGATCAGAGTCATCTAGCCAGAACCTAGGAAaagaattaagaaaaaaatgaaagagctgtattttataaagctgaaagaTATTTACTTCtgttaacataattttgttcgtGTTGTATAGAACCAATAGCAGAAAGTACCCACAAAGTTGTTTAGCTTATTTTGGTCTCTTGATTAGCAAGAAGTTTCGTTCTCTTCAGAATTTCTCTACGATCATAGTTCCTAAATTCAGCACTGCCGACGCTACACTCACAGCGGGAGGTAGGCAAGCAAAGTGTCTTGGTAGGATGCCTAAAACCTAAACACATTTCTTAACTGCAACCACGCGTaggaataaaacaaatgataacAATAGCTATGTTTTGCCAATCTTCAGTTGAACCCGATAACTAAAATATCTGATAAACAAATGTACCTATAAGTAACCAAAAATTTATATACTCATATCCAAAGAACCAACTTAAACATTAATGTAATAGGTACAGTggtacttcaaataaaaatcttgTAAGCAATTCGAATATTGTAGTAAATGCTCGagtaaaatatctaaaactCCTTATCTACATATTGCCAATAATTGCTGTTATTGTTCAATTAACTGTTCAATTTATATTCTGCACTTTGTTTCAGGTTTTCATATGGCACCGAAGTTGTCGAAAATGTTTCCTGAATCTTGTCTTCTTATTTTCGTGGGTGTCCTCATCGGGGCCCTGCTGTTGAGTACGCATAGTGTGCATGTACAACCTCTGACGCCGGACACCTTCTTTTTATACATGTTGCCCCCTATCATCCTGGATGCTGGCTACTTCATGCCCAACAGATTGTTTTTCGATCACCTTGGAACAATTCTTTTATTTGCGGTTGTTGGGACTGTGTTCAACACCCTGACTATTGGTAAGATTATTATACTGGCTTGtttttagtaaacatttttattacttacttcaTTGTTTATTGCTATCATATTTGCTCCCAGTCGTACCttctaattaatgtttatttcttttacagtCCATTGACTCATTGTGTTACTTGTTTACAGGGGCGTCCCTATGGGCCTGCGGACAGACTGGAATGTTTGGCTGCACCACACCCCTTCTAGACATGCTCTTGTTTGCAGCATTAATCTCTGCAGTAGATCCAGTAGCAGTGCTAGCTGTTTTTGAGGAAATTCATGTAGATGAAGTTCTTTACATTGTAGTTTTCGGCGAATCTCTGCTGAACGATGCAGTAACTGTTGTATTGTATCACATGTTTGAAGCTTATACGTAAGTGGCACCCTAATAAAATAGTCAGTTAGAAGTAACTACTAGGAAGTACCGTTTACCacatttcttattttatatgACAGTGAGATGGGACCATCACGTCTTGAATATACTGACTTCCTTGCGGGACTCGCCTCTTTCCTGGTGGTGGCTGTTGGAGGGACGTGTATT
Above is a window of Helicoverpa armigera isolate CAAS_96S chromosome 11, ASM3070526v1, whole genome shotgun sequence DNA encoding:
- the LOC126056719 gene encoding uncharacterized protein LOC126056719, encoding MPDVKSNKVLHTKSYASVYDILGALSYGNLIRNMGLNKRVRDHSVYLAACGESLKRSADGDYPVSKSTNYVTSEKYNYLNNENSGKTVVPSTSTIFYDLDDIAKRHSFHCLTEFSVSNPNFMKVMKMSQPCNLFGEKSNIVQECATQIHPKLFPRDSIELNSKKVKKKFSKLSSEIFLRDDDYLRDYQKLNHYYKDTYDKQQKFWSYAKYRTEYTKPIPEEKKCKKKEHGKRTEDPCPCQLFSYACPCTDKKSLTESVKNSKSLTGVDQVTSTFKIVPEENEKKKEKIFNKLRKLKQDTNKEDKPTNTSTVEMIEVLVPNKKNDPSIQIANKKDVPVLSEKNNNGKNLKNKSKGRRKSRRVLCPNCKEKVDVVISISTTEEEESLKYEHSSMFRSKEIPSTTAYAYRASPNGERSKTMDDGDLCLHDPRCELLPVCQILPTDNFCNANQKCVNKHCVPKPTPRIIRITKACRHHPPCTVVPSCQRANVLKNNCEYIPPCLHRPRCVNLPLCVPFSKSLHYEEINKVIDERDNADCPHIPKCKYIPMCQHDSLSNTMDQQVNMVSRVPNGCEFLNDYRPTFLLNPKSTCVANTFSPCELSPSPCYMDQFRCRPDKSCQFDSTQCKCTNEVKENPSEETVIFIRDVGCQFRNKNYSPKESMIHSKVSSNSFDFVDVKIGNLDNYYTNVHTLRYEDKFTNPRSGGEHSFSTVSITSLELDSECPSHGRRASQNPGRHRTATGFVPKSAYVTAFSTHTEPSSDKYEYKNMEAFPVKSRRSFLKGRYRKMFNVKRRRKSRLSNPLLISCSKKSVYEPNIL